The Candidatus Hydrogenedens sp. genome contains a region encoding:
- a CDS encoding response regulator — protein MGNKKTIFILEDEIDLNEMIAIELESRGYDTTTFYNPKDFIKTFSEIKPDLLITDLRLPEISGIEIIKMAKKIDAYNPPIIAITAYNDVPSQNLFQIGAESVIYKPFQLLLLTSTIERLCTPWEQRLQLDIEKQGLYSGWIRKLDTNKMDNILIGRGGFSFATEEKIGGNEIVEFSIRLKNQEETFLTGKGIIRWDVVNFINKEKKMVNKYGVEFVYLDDNSKEYILSLRYNNIIPYIPYDEN, from the coding sequence ATGGGAAATAAAAAAACAATATTTATACTTGAAGATGAAATAGACCTGAATGAGATGATTGCAATAGAATTAGAAAGCAGGGGATATGATACAACTACTTTTTACAATCCGAAGGATTTTATTAAGACCTTTTCAGAGATAAAACCTGACCTGCTTATTACCGACTTACGCCTACCCGAAATATCCGGAATAGAAATTATTAAAATGGCAAAAAAAATCGATGCATATAACCCTCCCATTATCGCTATTACTGCATATAATGATGTGCCATCACAAAACTTATTTCAAATTGGAGCCGAATCGGTTATATACAAACCTTTTCAACTACTTTTACTTACATCTACAATAGAAAGATTATGCACCCCATGGGAACAAAGATTACAGTTAGATATAGAAAAACAGGGACTATATTCAGGGTGGATTCGGAAATTAGATACAAATAAGATGGATAATATACTAATAGGAAGAGGTGGTTTTTCCTTCGCTACTGAAGAGAAAATAGGGGGCAATGAAATTGTTGAATTTTCTATAAGATTGAAAAATCAAGAAGAAACTTTTTTAACAGGCAAGGGCATTATTCGGTGGGATGTAGTAAATTTCATAAATAAAGAAAAAAAAATGGTAAATAAATATGGCGTAGAATTCGTTTATTTAGATGATAATAGTAAGGAATATATTCTTTCGTTAAGATATAATAATATAAT